The window ACTGAGCTGCGGTCAGTGTGGTCGCTGTCCATGATGCTGAACGTGGTCGGCCTCATTGTCCTGATGAAGAGAAGTCCATTTCCTCGTCTGCAATTAATCGATTATGTATGTTTTAATAGGACAAACAATTCTACATTCATCTAATGTGCTATAAACCTCTTCGTCCTCTCTGCAGCGGGACGTTTGGTCGCATGGTGTCAGTGTAATGTAATAAGTCAGCAGTATACAGTCTTGTCGTCATCGCATTTTGGTTCCTCCTCTTGACAACATTTTCACTTCGATGTTAGCGCAGCCTCTCCTGCGCTTATTGTTGCCTTTGTGAAGACCCTGTTTGCCATTATTACTGACGATGTAGGAAAGGAGGAAATCGTTACATATCACAGAGTGCTGGATTCTGTTTTTACAACGAAGCTTTTGTTCTTGTGATGGATTACTGATGATATCGGGTTTAACCATGgaacaaagaaaatacaacGGAGGAAGGGTGCGAGGATATCTGGTCGGCTGCGTGGTCGCGGTGCTTTTGTGGAGCGTGGCCTCGGCGCAAATCAGATATTCAATCTCTGAGGAAGTGAACGAAGGAACTGTGGTTGGAAATATAGCGAAAGATCTGGGATTAGATAAAAGCACGTTGACAGAAAGGAAGTATCGGATTGTTTCGAGTAACGCGGATCCGCTTTTCCATGTAAATCAGAACGATGGCATGCTGTTTGTGAGCCGAAAGATTGACAGAGAAGAGGTGTGCGCACAGAGCAGTACGTGTTTAATAAATCTTAAAACTGTACTAGAAAACCCCCTGGAGGTGCACTATGTTGGAGTTGAGGTGCTGGATATTAATGACCATTCTCCCAGTTTCCCGGAAAAAGACAAGAGGTTGGATATTTCAGAGAACGTGTTGCCTGGAGCACGACTTCAGCTGAAACCTTCGCGAGATCCAGACAGTGGTCATTTCTCTGTGCAGCAATATAAACTCAGTCAAAACGATCACTTCCGTTTGGAAGTTAAGGATAAAGGTGAAGATGGTAAAATACCTATGTTGGTAGTACAGAAATCTTTAGACAGAGAAACTGCAGGCAGTCACTCATTAGTACTGACGGCTCTGGATGGAGGGAAACCTCCGAAATCTGGTGAAATGAATATTCTAGTCAATGTTTTGGATATAAATGATAACGCACCCGTTTTCTCCAAAGATGTTTATTCTGTGATGCTCGATGAAAATGCCCCAGTAGGTACGGCAGTCATACAAGTAAATGCAACTGACTTAGATGAAGGGGCAAACGGAGAAGTAGTTTACTCATTTAGCAACAGTATGAATCAGAAAATACTAAACCTTTTTGATATCAACCCATTAACAGGGGAGGTAACTGTGAAAGGTTCAATAAATTATGAAGAAAAGGATAGGTACGAAATTGAAATTGAAGCATCAGATAAAGGTCTTGTTCCTCTAAGTACAGACAAAAGTGTCATTATTAAGATAGTAGATGTGAATGATAATACACCTGAGATTGAAGTTACTTCATTTTCGAGCTCCATCCCTGAAGATTCCAGACCTGGAACTACAGTTGCTCTTATCAGTGTAAATGACTTGGACTCTGGTCTGAATGGAAAAGTTATTTGTTCCATAAGTGACAACGTTCCTTTTACATTATCACCATCCTTACAagacaaaatgtattcattagTCACCAAATCTCCTctggacagagagaaacagtcaCATTATGAACTAACAATAACTGCAAAAGATGCTGGTCAACCTCCATTATCATCTGAAAAGACAATCAGTGTTGTGGTGTCCgatgtgaatgacaacagtCCAGAGTTTTCACTGAGTCCATATACTTTCTATATCACTGAAGCTAATGAGCCAGGtacctctgtgttttctgtcaaagCTTTTGATCTTGATGAGAATGACAATGCTCTGATATCCTATCATATTCTCAGAGATGGAAGGGAAGAAAATAAATTGGCCTCATTTCTCAACATAAACTCTGAAactggagacattttggctctAAAAAGTTTTGACTTTGAGGTTCTGAAAAAGTTCCAGTTCCAAGTCGTGGCCACAGATTCTGGAACTCCGTCACTGAGCAGCAACGTCACAGTGAACGTGTTCATTCTGGATCAGAACGACAACGCTCCAGTCATCCTGTATCCAGTCAGCTCCAACGGTTCTGCTGAAGGTGTGGAGGAGATTCCCCGCAATGTGAACGCAGGACACTTGGTGACTAAAGTCAGAGCCTATGACGCTGATATAGGATATAACGGCTGGttactgttttcactgcaggaagTCACTGACCACAGTCTCTTTGGTTTGGACCGCTATACAGGACAGATAAGAACACATCGCtcattcacagagacagacgaggCTGAGCATAAACTGCTCATACTGGTCAAAGACAATGGGAACGTTTCTCTGTCAGCAACAGCTACTGTCATTGTCAAACTGGTGGAGCCCAAAGAGGCTTTTGCTGCTTCTGATGTTAAAAGTGCCACTAAAGTGGACGAGGAggacaatgtgacattttatctgATGATAACTTTGTGCTCAGTCTCTGTACTTTTTATCATCAGTATCATCGTGCTGATTGCGATGCAGTGCTCCAAATCCACAGACTATACTTCTAAATATCTACAAGAGACTAATTATGACGGGACTCTGTGTCACAGCATCCAGTACAGATCTGGAGACAAACGCTACATGTTAGTTGGACCTAGAATGAGCATAGGATCTACTATAGTCCCTGGCAGCCATGCTAATACACTAGTGCTCCCTGACAGGAGGAGGGGATCTGGAGAGGTAAGACATCTTTAAAGtagcattttgtgtgtgtgttttctattttgCAAAAATGACTTGCAGTAATTTGAGCACTCTATGTTTAGGAGAAACCccacattttcatcatcattttttaaagtgGAAAGTATTCATACAACAGTTTGTCAAATAATCCAAATTTGGTTTGGTATCAGGGAAACACTGTCATCTTGAGTTTGTgaatgttaaacatatttgataTCTGTTTCATATGAAAGACAGCTTGAGCAGTCCGAGAGTTGTGGCGTGTTTGCTAACTCCCTGATTTCTTTGGCTACAAGACATACAAAACAATCACAGCACTGTATGGTTTCCTAGTGCTGCTGCATGGTTTTGCAAAGCTgacaagtttttgtttttacattcaaGATGTGATTGAGAATACTTGATGTGCTTGTTGGTCAGTGATTGTAcagtattacatttttttcatttatttgttgtttttcttgacaTAGCCTCTTCgtattttgaaaaagaaaatgcacatgATATTGACATGAGCTCATATCCCAATTATTGTTGCTCGTCTGTTTGGATTGTAAGGGTACTGACCCCAGTGAAGAAGAGCTATTTGGCTACAGATATATGATCTTCCTGCACCAGCAGAATTACTTTACGAACACCGTGTTTAGTCTTTGCAAACACGTGCAGTTAAGCCTCATACACAAGTGCA of the Sparus aurata chromosome 18, fSpaAur1.1, whole genome shotgun sequence genome contains:
- the LOC115568595 gene encoding protocadherin alpha-3-like isoform X21, yielding MISGLTMEQRKYNGGRVRGYLVGCVVAVLLWSVASAQIRYSISEEVNEGTVVGNIAKDLGLDKSTLTERKYRIVSSNADPLFHVNQNDGMLFVSRKIDREEVCAQSSTCLINLKTVLENPLEVHYVGVEVLDINDHSPSFPEKDKRLDISENVLPGARLQLKPSRDPDSGHFSVQQYKLSQNDHFRLEVKDKGEDGKIPMLVVQKSLDRETAGSHSLVLTALDGGKPPKSGEMNILVNVLDINDNAPVFSKDVYSVMLDENAPVGTAVIQVNATDLDEGANGEVVYSFSNSMNQKILNLFDINPLTGEVTVKGSINYEEKDRYEIEIEASDKGLVPLSTDKSVIIKIVDVNDNTPEIEVTSFSSSIPEDSRPGTTVALISVNDLDSGLNGKVICSISDNVPFTLSPSLQDKMYSLVTKSPLDREKQSHYELTITAKDAGQPPLSSEKTISVVVSDVNDNSPEFSLSPYTFYITEANEPGTSVFSVKAFDLDENDNALISYHILRDGREENKLASFLNINSETGDILALKSFDFEVLKKFQFQVVATDSGTPSLSSNVTVNVFILDQNDNAPVILYPVSSNGSAEGVEEIPRNVNAGHLVTKVRAYDADIGYNGWLLFSLQEVTDHSLFGLDRYTGQIRTHRSFTETDEAEHKLLILVKDNGNVSLSATATVIVKLVEPKEAFAASDVKSATKVDEEDNVTFYLMITLCSVSVLFIISIIVLIAMQCSKSTDYTSKYLQETNYDGTLCHSIQYRSGDKRYMLVGPRMSIGSTIVPGSHANTLVLPDRRRGSGEPKVPSADWRYSASLRAGGVMQSSVHMEESSVMQGAQGVLVQNWPTASSAADAEGGEVSPPMGAGVDSNSWHFRYGPGGPGAPPQHLKPGEVPPEAFIIPGSPAIISIRQNQGGEDDKSDFITFGKKEEAKKKKKKKKEKKDKKDKGKDDGDE